A section of the Methanoculleus taiwanensis genome encodes:
- a CDS encoding glycosyltransferase family 4 protein, producing the protein MIRIFAVCNGTLLEKLGTGVSPTYTRIHFLLKELAEYTDVTIDAVSYDISPGGGIPRRVADNVRKTLAALRSAYRIRRDRPWVYFAYPHSMTTVQNRLLFSFCSFIGARTILDLHDTLEQTGAVGDGKEQLSRRFEAHSLKSASMIVALNQPMWDHVSRIYGLNGTPVVIAPNAFEDIFMHLYPEPYRAVNGRCNVCYIGALTRNRGIDLLVEACTALHAANPDIMLHLYGPYGPGLGQELRDRIEHSDCIVRRELPRESIPATLKSMDLLVMPYNPEEPYLNLSSPTKLYEYIGTTIPILCTKCESLMEIGSNGGIVYVDYSTEAFVAAIEDLLKNPGKREDLSQRLFAVRENHTWREQAARVRRGLLEYQSGRDGERSEEEPGSTIR; encoded by the coding sequence ATGATCCGGATATTCGCCGTATGCAACGGCACACTCCTCGAGAAGCTCGGAACCGGCGTATCGCCTACATATACCCGAATCCATTTTCTACTGAAGGAACTTGCGGAATATACGGATGTGACGATCGATGCCGTTTCTTACGATATTTCACCGGGCGGGGGCATACCCCGGAGGGTGGCAGACAATGTACGAAAAACCCTTGCCGCTCTCCGGTCGGCATACCGCATCCGCCGCGACCGCCCATGGGTATATTTTGCTTACCCGCACTCGATGACGACGGTGCAGAACCGACTCCTCTTCTCATTCTGTTCGTTTATCGGTGCCCGGACGATCCTTGACCTGCACGACACCCTGGAGCAGACCGGAGCGGTCGGAGACGGAAAAGAGCAGTTAAGCCGGCGGTTCGAGGCACACAGTCTCAAGAGCGCCTCGATGATCGTCGCATTAAATCAACCCATGTGGGACCACGTCAGCAGGATCTACGGCCTGAACGGAACACCGGTCGTCATCGCCCCGAATGCATTCGAGGACATCTTCATGCACCTGTATCCTGAGCCGTATCGTGCCGTCAACGGCAGGTGTAACGTCTGCTACATCGGTGCCCTGACGAGAAACCGGGGAATCGATCTTCTGGTCGAGGCCTGCACGGCTCTGCATGCAGCAAATCCCGACATTATGCTTCATCTCTACGGCCCTTACGGACCCGGGTTAGGACAGGAACTCCGGGATCGGATCGAGCATTCAGACTGTATCGTCCGGCGTGAACTACCACGGGAGAGTATTCCTGCCACCCTGAAGAGCATGGATCTGCTCGTCATGCCTTACAACCCGGAGGAGCCGTACCTGAACCTCTCATCCCCAACAAAACTCTACGAGTACATCGGAACGACCATCCCGATACTCTGCACGAAATGCGAGTCACTCATGGAGATCGGAAGCAACGGCGGGATCGTCTACGTCGACTATTCGACCGAGGCCTTCGTTGCAGCGATCGAGGATCTACTGAAAAACCCCGGGAAGCGGGAAGACCTGTCGCAGAGACTCTTTGCCGTGAGAGAGAACCACACCTGGAGAGAGCAGGCGGCACGGGTGCGCCGCGGGCTACTGGAGTACCAATCGGGGAGAGACGGCGAGAGATCAGAGGAAGAGCCGGGGAGTACAATCCGGTGA
- a CDS encoding glycosyltransferase family 4 protein: protein MLTTTHPPHDGRIFQKEAKSLVKEHEVTLVAPSGEEGVGQIDGVHVVTIRRQRSLLLHPITLLSIFRASLRQDADVYHCHEPDALLLGVFLKALKGKKLIYDIHEHWPSEIPFDMGLADNTLFHAALRRLIEPLEMILSRCSDGTIAVSESVAARFNAMKHRPTILPNFSLQNADINRPAERDLHKLVYMAGNMHAFHGINECIRALEILSERYPEISLTLIGNIREDIAEMPGSQDVRKRITATGYLPPGEMYAKMTEGGIGLLVFQPHYYNVYIGLPNKLFDYMHLGLPIIASDFPEIRKIVNEADCGILVDPTDVSAITASMAYLIDNPDEAQRLGENGRRAVEEQYNWKRVEGELLGVYSAIAADCR from the coding sequence ATGCTCACTACAACCCATCCGCCACATGACGGAAGGATCTTCCAGAAAGAGGCAAAAAGTCTCGTCAAAGAGCACGAGGTCACGCTTGTCGCACCATCGGGAGAGGAGGGCGTCGGTCAGATCGACGGTGTCCATGTCGTCACTATCAGGAGACAGAGATCACTCCTGCTCCACCCGATAACACTCCTGAGTATATTCAGAGCATCCCTCCGTCAGGATGCAGACGTCTACCACTGCCATGAGCCGGATGCGCTCCTGCTGGGAGTTTTTTTAAAAGCCCTGAAGGGGAAGAAACTGATCTACGACATCCACGAGCACTGGCCGAGCGAGATACCGTTCGATATGGGGCTTGCCGACAACACGCTATTCCACGCGGCGCTGCGAAGGCTCATCGAACCCCTCGAGATGATCCTCTCGCGGTGTTCCGACGGCACCATTGCGGTCAGCGAGAGCGTTGCTGCACGGTTCAACGCAATGAAGCACCGTCCGACTATTCTGCCGAATTTTTCACTGCAGAACGCTGACATTAACCGGCCAGCAGAGAGGGATCTGCATAAGCTCGTCTATATGGCAGGGAATATGCATGCATTCCACGGAATTAACGAGTGTATCCGTGCTCTTGAGATTCTCAGCGAACGCTACCCGGAGATCTCCCTCACCCTCATCGGAAATATCCGCGAAGATATCGCGGAGATGCCGGGCAGCCAGGATGTCCGAAAGCGGATCACCGCAACGGGTTACCTCCCCCCCGGCGAGATGTATGCAAAGATGACCGAGGGGGGCATCGGGCTTCTTGTCTTCCAGCCCCACTACTACAATGTCTATATCGGGCTACCAAACAAACTCTTCGATTACATGCACCTCGGTCTTCCCATCATCGCAAGTGACTTTCCGGAGATTCGAAAGATCGTCAACGAAGCGGACTGCGGGATTCTCGTCGATCCGACGGACGTCAGTGCCATTACTGCGAGCATGGCCTACCTGATCGACAATCCCGACGAAGCGCAGAGGCTGGGGGAGAACGGAAGGCGGGCGGTTGAAGAGCAGTATAACTGGAAGCGGGTGGAGGGTGAACTGCTCGGAGTCTACAGTGCCATAGCTGCCGATTGCAGATGA
- the pseB gene encoding UDP-N-acetylglucosamine 4,6-dehydratase (inverting) produces the protein MFNDKSILITGGTGSFGKQYVRTILERYTPKKLIIYSRDELKQFEMEQQFNQDCMRYFIGDVRDRDRLIMAMKGVDYVIHAAALKQVPAAEYNPMECIKTNIYGAENVIHAALVNNVQKVIALSTDKAANPINLYGATKLASDKLFVAANNIAGGQPTRFSAVRYGNVVGSRGSVVPFFKKLIEQGCDHLPITDERMTRFWITLQQGVDFVLKDFERMQGGEIFVPKIPSVKIVDLARAMAPELPHNIIGIRPGEKLHEVMCPADDSHLTLEFADHYVIRPTIQFNAPIDFTSNALGETGRPVDSEFEYNSGKNPHFLSIAEIVELNHLSGIV, from the coding sequence ATGTTCAACGACAAATCAATCCTTATCACCGGCGGAACCGGCTCCTTCGGAAAACAGTACGTCAGGACTATTCTGGAACGCTATACCCCGAAGAAGCTTATCATTTATTCCCGCGACGAGCTCAAGCAGTTTGAGATGGAGCAGCAGTTCAACCAGGACTGCATGCGCTATTTCATCGGCGATGTGCGTGACCGCGACCGCCTGATAATGGCCATGAAAGGCGTGGACTATGTGATCCATGCGGCGGCGCTGAAACAGGTACCGGCAGCGGAATACAATCCGATGGAGTGCATCAAGACCAATATTTACGGGGCGGAGAACGTGATTCATGCAGCGCTGGTCAACAATGTCCAAAAAGTCATCGCTCTCTCCACCGACAAAGCAGCGAACCCCATCAACCTGTATGGCGCCACCAAGCTCGCCTCGGATAAACTCTTCGTGGCAGCCAACAATATCGCCGGGGGGCAACCCACACGTTTCTCTGCCGTCCGGTACGGCAACGTAGTCGGGTCGCGCGGCTCAGTGGTGCCGTTCTTCAAGAAACTCATCGAACAGGGATGCGATCACCTTCCCATTACCGATGAGCGGATGACCCGCTTCTGGATTACCCTCCAGCAGGGAGTGGACTTCGTCCTTAAGGACTTCGAGCGGATGCAGGGCGGCGAGATCTTCGTGCCGAAGATCCCCTCGGTGAAGATTGTGGATCTCGCCAGGGCCATGGCACCCGAGCTCCCGCACAACATCATTGGTATTCGCCCCGGCGAGAAACTGCACGAAGTCATGTGCCCCGCCGACGACTCCCACCTGACGCTGGAGTTTGCCGATCACTACGTCATCCGCCCGACCATCCAGTTTAATGCCCCTATCGACTTCACCAGTAATGCACTGGGCGAGACCGGCCGTCCCGTGGACTCCGAATTTGAGTATAACTCCGGGAAGAACCCCCATTTCCTCTCTATTGCGGAGATAGTGGAACTCAATCACCTATCAGGAATCGTATGA
- the pseC gene encoding UDP-4-amino-4,6-dideoxy-N-acetyl-beta-L-altrosamine transaminase: MIPYGKQDITEVDIDAVVEVLRSDFITQGPAVPRFEQAVAARVQAKHAVAVNSATSALHIACLALGLGREDRLWTVPNTFVASANCGRYCGADVDFVDIDPLTWNMSLPRLREKLRQARRDGRLPKVLVPVHFAGQPTEQEEIRELAEEYGFRVLEDASHAIGADRNGEPVGSCRWSDITVFSFHPVKIITTGEGGMALTNDDDLARRMALLRTHGITRDTDLLQASAPAPWYYEQQMLGFNYRMTDIQAALGFSQLTRLDAYITRRNALAERYNESLQDLPLELPTVLSGNRSAYHLYVVRLKQDMINKTHRQVFEDLRSQGIGVNLHYMPVHLQPYYRKLGFTEGSYPEAERHGQEAITLPLYPGLTEHDQNLVVKALQEALSGE, from the coding sequence ATGATCCCCTACGGAAAGCAGGATATCACAGAGGTCGATATCGACGCGGTGGTCGAGGTCCTCCGTTCAGATTTCATCACCCAGGGTCCGGCCGTTCCCCGCTTCGAGCAGGCCGTAGCAGCCAGGGTACAGGCAAAACATGCGGTCGCCGTGAACAGCGCCACATCGGCTCTGCATATCGCATGTCTTGCACTCGGCTTAGGGAGAGAAGATCGGCTCTGGACAGTGCCGAACACCTTTGTAGCCTCTGCCAACTGCGGCCGTTACTGTGGGGCGGATGTCGACTTCGTCGATATCGACCCGCTCACCTGGAACATGAGTCTGCCCCGGCTACGGGAGAAGTTACGGCAGGCCAGGCGGGACGGACGTCTGCCGAAGGTGCTGGTGCCGGTGCACTTTGCCGGTCAGCCAACCGAGCAGGAAGAGATCCGGGAACTCGCGGAGGAGTATGGATTTCGGGTGCTGGAAGATGCCTCTCACGCGATCGGCGCCGACCGAAACGGCGAGCCGGTAGGGAGCTGCCGCTGGTCGGATATAACCGTCTTCAGCTTTCACCCGGTGAAGATCATCACCACCGGCGAAGGGGGGATGGCGCTCACCAACGATGACGACCTTGCCCGGCGCATGGCCCTCCTGCGCACCCACGGCATCACTCGTGATACTGATCTGCTGCAGGCCTCCGCTCCCGCCCCCTGGTACTACGAACAGCAGATGCTCGGGTTTAACTACCGCATGACCGACATTCAGGCGGCGCTCGGTTTCAGCCAGTTGACGCGGCTGGACGCCTATATCACCCGCCGCAATGCCCTTGCAGAGCGGTACAACGAGAGCCTGCAGGATCTGCCCCTGGAACTTCCAACGGTGCTCTCCGGGAACCGATCTGCGTACCATCTGTACGTAGTGCGGCTCAAGCAGGACATGATCAATAAGACCCACCGCCAGGTCTTCGAAGACCTGCGCAGCCAGGGTATCGGCGTCAACCTGCACTACATGCCGGTGCACCTGCAGCCCTACTACCGCAAACTCGGGTTTACGGAAGGGTCGTATCCTGAAGCGGAGAGGCATGGGCAGGAAGCCATAACACTGCCGCTGTATCCAGGACTGACCGAACACGACCAGAACCTGGTGGTAAAGGCGCTGCAGGAGGCGCTTTCTGGTGAATAA
- a CDS encoding aldo/keto reductase — protein sequence MNKSRIALGTVQFGLPYGVANTSGQVNPGEAAAILQQARAAGIDTLDTAIAYGESEQRLGEIGVEAWHVVSKLPAMPERCTNVNTWVQEAVACSLERLKIDSLYGLLLHRSEQLLEPSGEELYSALVDLKEQGMVKKIGVSIYNPEELDLLWPDFRLDLVQAPFNILDRRIQTSGWLTRMHRAGTEVHARSAFLQGLLLMETDRRPEKFNRWKLLWEQWDNWLSRQGLTPVQACLGFVLSQPEIDRVVVGVDNRRQLQEILAATEADLPAPPATLMIEDTDLINPSRWGSL from the coding sequence GTGAATAAATCCCGCATAGCTCTCGGGACGGTGCAGTTCGGCCTGCCGTACGGCGTGGCCAATACCTCCGGGCAGGTCAACCCGGGCGAGGCGGCGGCCATCCTTCAGCAGGCCCGGGCGGCAGGGATTGACACCCTTGATACGGCCATTGCCTACGGAGAGAGCGAACAGCGGCTCGGGGAGATTGGTGTCGAAGCGTGGCATGTCGTCTCCAAGCTGCCGGCGATGCCCGAGAGATGCACCAATGTGAACACGTGGGTACAGGAGGCCGTGGCGTGCTCACTGGAGCGGCTGAAGATCGATAGCCTGTACGGTCTGCTGCTGCATCGCTCAGAGCAGTTGCTGGAACCGTCGGGTGAAGAACTGTATTCTGCCCTCGTAGACCTCAAGGAGCAGGGCATGGTCAAAAAGATCGGTGTTTCCATCTACAACCCGGAAGAACTGGATCTCCTCTGGCCGGATTTCCGGTTGGATCTGGTGCAGGCACCGTTCAACATCCTGGACCGCCGCATACAGACCTCCGGCTGGCTGACCAGGATGCACCGGGCAGGCACGGAAGTGCACGCCCGGTCAGCCTTCCTGCAGGGACTCTTGCTGATGGAAACAGACCGCCGGCCGGAAAAGTTCAATCGCTGGAAACTTCTATGGGAGCAATGGGATAACTGGCTGAGCAGACAGGGGCTGACACCGGTTCAGGCATGCCTCGGATTCGTACTTTCGCAGCCTGAGATCGACCGTGTCGTTGTCGGCGTCGATAACCGCAGGCAATTGCAGGAGATTCTCGCCGCTACCGAAGCGGATCTGCCCGCACCGCCTGCCACACTTATGATCGAAGATACAGATCTCATCAATCCGTCCCGATGGGGAAGTCTATGA
- a CDS encoding aminotransferase class III-fold pyridoxal phosphate-dependent enzyme encodes MTMKTVAIVQARMGSTRFPNKVLRPICGTPMIGLLLERLSKARHIDQIALATSKDPRNEPLAEYVRALGYEVYQGSEDDVLDRYHQAAKAAEADVVVRITGDCPLIDPEIIDAVVARFRETGVDYATNTMPPTYPDGLDIEVFTFEALETAWSQAKDTRHREHVTPYIRESEQFTRANVANETDLSGERWTVDEPEDFDVVRMVFDHFHPRRDFSWHNVLTLCREHPERFTANRHLIRNEGTHLGTGQKLWKRAKRVIPGGNMLLSKRAEMFLPERWPAYFSKAKGCRVWDLDGNGYIDTSLMGIGTNILGYGHPEVDEAVCRTVAAGNMSTFNCPEEVYLAERLVDLHPWADMVRLARSGGEANAIAIRIARAAAGRDKVAFCGYHGWHDWYLSANLSDEQSLDGHLLPGLEPKGVPRNLKGSVLPFTYNNFAELEALVQKHEIGVIKMEVSRNMGPEKGFLEAVRELATDRDIVLIFDECTSGFRQTFGGLHKYYGVEPDMAVFGKALGNGYAISAVVGRKEVMEAAQSTFISSTFWTERIGPSAALKTLEVMERERSWERITDTGRDISRRWQKLAKKHDLPIRITGLPALIGFSFPVPDMLKYKTLITQEMLKKGFLAATSIYVCIEHTREVVDAYFEELDPIFALIKECESGRSVDDLLEGPVCHAGFKRLN; translated from the coding sequence ATGACCATGAAAACCGTCGCTATTGTTCAGGCCCGCATGGGCTCGACCCGATTCCCGAACAAGGTGTTGCGACCGATCTGCGGCACGCCGATGATCGGGCTTCTCTTAGAGAGACTATCGAAAGCCAGGCATATCGACCAGATCGCTCTTGCCACCTCAAAGGATCCTCGAAATGAACCGCTTGCAGAGTACGTGCGGGCGTTGGGCTATGAGGTCTATCAGGGCAGTGAGGACGACGTGCTCGATCGCTACCACCAGGCAGCAAAGGCTGCAGAAGCCGACGTGGTGGTGCGCATCACCGGCGATTGTCCGCTGATTGATCCGGAGATCATCGATGCCGTCGTTGCCCGGTTCCGCGAGACAGGCGTGGATTACGCGACGAACACGATGCCCCCGACCTACCCCGACGGGCTCGACATTGAGGTCTTCACGTTCGAAGCGCTCGAAACCGCCTGGAGTCAGGCGAAAGATACCCGCCACCGGGAGCATGTCACGCCGTACATCCGCGAATCCGAGCAGTTTACCCGGGCTAACGTTGCCAACGAAACCGATCTCTCGGGCGAGCGCTGGACCGTCGACGAGCCGGAAGACTTTGACGTCGTCCGCATGGTATTCGACCACTTCCACCCCCGTCGGGACTTCTCTTGGCACAATGTACTTACCCTATGCCGGGAGCACCCGGAGCGGTTCACCGCCAACCGGCACCTGATCCGAAACGAGGGCACACACCTTGGAACCGGCCAGAAGCTCTGGAAACGTGCTAAACGGGTCATCCCTGGCGGCAACATGCTGCTCTCCAAACGTGCGGAGATGTTCCTGCCCGAGCGGTGGCCGGCCTATTTCAGCAAAGCAAAAGGCTGCCGGGTCTGGGACCTCGACGGAAATGGGTACATCGACACGTCCCTCATGGGCATCGGCACCAATATCCTGGGATACGGCCACCCGGAGGTGGATGAAGCGGTCTGCCGCACCGTGGCCGCAGGCAATATGTCCACCTTCAACTGCCCGGAGGAGGTCTACCTGGCAGAGCGGCTGGTCGATCTCCACCCCTGGGCCGACATGGTGCGGCTGGCACGCTCCGGCGGCGAAGCCAATGCCATAGCCATCCGGATTGCCCGCGCGGCTGCCGGCCGTGACAAGGTCGCCTTCTGCGGCTACCACGGCTGGCACGACTGGTATCTGTCTGCCAACTTAAGCGATGAGCAGAGCCTGGATGGCCACCTCCTGCCCGGCCTTGAGCCGAAGGGCGTGCCGCGGAACCTGAAAGGCAGTGTCCTGCCGTTCACCTACAACAACTTTGCAGAACTGGAGGCACTGGTGCAGAAGCACGAGATCGGCGTCATCAAGATGGAGGTCTCGCGCAACATGGGGCCGGAGAAAGGTTTTCTCGAGGCGGTGCGCGAGCTCGCAACGGACCGCGATATCGTGCTCATCTTTGACGAATGCACCTCCGGCTTCCGCCAGACCTTCGGCGGCCTGCACAAATACTACGGGGTCGAGCCGGATATGGCCGTCTTCGGCAAGGCGCTCGGTAACGGTTATGCCATCTCCGCGGTGGTCGGCCGGAAGGAGGTTATGGAGGCGGCTCAGAGCACGTTCATCAGCAGCACCTTCTGGACCGAACGTATCGGCCCCTCCGCCGCACTCAAGACCCTGGAAGTGATGGAGCGGGAGAGGTCCTGGGAGCGGATCACCGATACCGGGCGCGATATCAGCAGGCGATGGCAGAAACTTGCCAAAAAACATGATCTGCCAATCCGGATCACCGGCCTGCCGGCGCTGATCGGTTTTAGTTTCCCGGTGCCGGATATGCTCAAGTACAAGACCCTGATCACACAGGAGATGCTCAAGAAAGGGTTTCTGGCCGCCACTTCGATCTATGTCTGCATCGAACACACCCGGGAAGTGGTCGACGCATACTTTGAGGAACTGGATCCGATCTTTGCATTGATCAAAGAATGCGAGTCCGGGCGATCGGTAGACGACCTGCTCGAGGGACCGGTCTGTCATGCCGGATTCAAACGACTGAACTGA